The Biomphalaria glabrata chromosome 1, xgBioGlab47.1, whole genome shotgun sequence sequence GAACTGTAGAATATTTAACATTGAAGACAATACCCCACCATGAAAAAGTTTCAATGATCACAAAGTAGAAATAACAAGAACAAGCCGAAGAAATATTGTACTATtgaattaaaacataaaaaaagcagATGAAAAATTACGTGAATATGATTGAATAGAAGCAGTTTTTTCCATTAGTAACAAAATCTGATGCATTAAAAAAGtaggtttctttttcttcaatttaaacaaaaaattaaaatgagatGTGTACATCAATTGTGTACAGTATATATGGACAGGAAAGCTTTCCACAGAGTATGGCATGGGGCACCCTGGGCGACAATAGAAAAGTACAatgtaaatcaaaacataataaaagtaatcCAGAACATCAAGAAGCAGGCCACTagtcaaaaacaacaacattggggACTAGTTAAAAACCACAGTTGAagtgagacaaggctgcctacattcaccaactcttttcaatatcttccttgaaagatGGAGGATGTTCTAAAGGGCTACAAATGTACTGATAAgtattggaggaagaagaattactaacttgcgttTTGTGGACGACAAAGATGGTTTgacagggacagaagaagaattagctgacttggtgatgtgCATAGAAAAGTCTTCTACAACatacaaatcaatgctgaaaaaACACATACGATCAATAGCCAACAGGCTTCATCAGCATTGGAGATGAAAAGCTGAtaagtgtcagtagttttaaatacatCGGGAGTTATAGTCTCAGATGAAGGAACTAAATCTGAACTACTGGCAAGAATTGCACAATCCaaagcagcacttgcaaaactcaaaacaatgtgaaaaaaaaaagagggaataGACCTCAAAATTAAAATCAGACTGATTCaaggccacattcttatatgcttgcaaaTCTTGGACACTGAATGAAGAACTatagaggaggatcctagcaatggaattgagatgctagagAAAGATCCCAGGTATCACACACAAAGACCGTATcagaaatgaagagattagaaacaggattattACAGCAAGTGGaccccacaatgacctgctagctactgtaaaaaaacgcaaactaagaCTCTTTGGCCATAtcacattaaacataaaactaatGAGGTATCACATAAATCTTATGTAATTAATTAGGTTCTTCGATATCTTTGTTATTTATACTGCATTTtaatgtttgttaaaaaaattggccaaaaaaaaaaagaaaaaaactaacaacAAAAATTGGTCTTATAATAACAGTACCAATGTGAATTTCACACTCTCTTACAAGTGAATCATCTTCAGGCTCAATGCAAATAAATATTGGGCACAGCAAGCAACATCTAAAACCACATGTCAAAGAGTTGTGACTGTCTTTGATCAATAAAACTTGATGCTAAAAGGAACTGTAAGatgtattaaaatgtattgtCTATTTCTTCAATAAACCAAACGAATGGTTTTAGAGAAAAGAGTCTGAAATCCTAAGAAGAtgaataaagcttttttttttttggacacttcataaataacgtaataataataattataattataataataatgtgctTTATATGCTTTTTTGACactttatacataaaacaaatacactCTACAtttgattattaaaaaataaatgctagACTGACTAGATAAAAACTACAATTTTTTGCTAaaagaaacctaaaaaaaatgtttaacatttcttatcaaaatttatcatcaattaaaaaataaaatatattgtcttatcttataaagtacTAACATTCCTATAGATAAAAAAGTCCCAAGATAATTACATACTCTATTGCACCTatgacaaaaacatttaaaaataataattattaaagctTTGgtgtatacaattttttttgacaatatgtaaaaaataaaaataattcagatagcataattgttaataaaaattgttttgtgtTTGAAAACAATGAAGTGAAATTGATTCACATTTTACTAAATTTACCCAGTGAAATAACATgtttgaaaaatatttcaaaagattATTGAAATAATGATATATTACTGATGAGTTTAATATAGTTTGtatacaattttattattaaatagttACAGAGAAGGCACTGAATAATTCTGAAGCAATAAATACAGAAAGTGCAAATGTTGTAACTtaagaacaacaaaaaatctaattcattaattttttttcatagaaaataaaatgttgaaaaatttaATGGGGAATTGTGTTGgagtttttcaaaaaattattttattataaattataaagtaaaactctatgcaaaaaaaaacaacaacaacaacaactattgATTGCATATATATGAATTATGAAGAACCTCTATTTGTAATAATGAATATGtatatgtttaaatttttttgtcaatataAAAAGAGTAAATAAAAACCACAGTGAACAAAATGAAGGatacataaaagaaaaacttaaaaaacaagATTTCCCAAAAGTGGATTTAAGTATCAGAATATCACATTGAAATGAATTTTGAATGAAAAAGTATGAACATTTGTTAAGTTATTGGAATGGTATATTAGATTAAGACCAATAGAAAAGTAAAGCAGCATGAATTACATAACCTTGGTTATACAAGTGCGACAACTATTGATACTGAAACAACATATTTTTTCCTTAATGCTTAATAAACATATGATGAATatctaataaacaaaaacagtctttaaatatttataagttgtAAGTTATTTCTGATAAATTTCTCAATGTGTACAATTTAAACAGACATTACATATAATTTttgcatattaaaaaaattatttgcatCTTCCTTATTTGAATGCTGAGGGCATGAACTTTTTTATTGCACAGGAAAAGGAATAAGAGCTATAATAATCTTACTATTGATAAAAGCCATAAAGATAGATGATAAGTTAGGACAGTGGTGAAGCAAAGTCCATGGAGTTGGTCATATAAATTCAAAAAACAATCAGAAAATAATTGATAGAAGTGATTGTgtaagaatatttaaaaaaaaaaaaacattgagaaTAATTGTTGTTCCTAATTAAAAgactttaacatttttttttattatctaagaAAATTGGTCATAAATAAACTAATCCATTTTGTAATAACAGTGCAATGATTACACTTTAATAAATTACTACATTCAAAGtgtatataatttaatacaGTAAAtccttataaataaataaataactgaaTCATTCAACACTGCAAAAGGTGCAACAATTTCCTTTCACAAAATGATTCAAAACTTGCAAATCAAGGTTTGCTTACACTCATACTGCTGTCCAGCTTCAAGTGTGATAGGAACAAGAACTTTCCCTGGCTCCACACATATCATCTCTGTGTAACCATCATCATCAAAGTCTGACATCTCTTTGGCTTTCTCTTCCCATGGATTCCAAACAACTGCAAGGAAAGTGCTACAATTAATATTCTCAAATGAACATACACAACATTTTGATTAGCaatatttaataacatttaACTTATGTTGTGACTTCATTAGAATATTTTAATTCATATGCAAACTTAATTTgtgataaaaataaagaaatactaTTCACCTATATCTGGAAAGTTAAAAGTGACAAGTTCAATGTTTCTCACAGGTTCTGGGCCACTCACAATGTTTAGTCGTTTAGGAGCATCTTTGTAAACTCTAGAAACATAGAAAtgttaaaatagttatgaaaacaacacaactaTAAAGGCTTGGTAAAACAACACAACTATATAGGCTTGGTAAAACAACACAACTATATAGGCTTGgtaaaacaacacaactaaataGGCTTGGTAAAACAACACAACTTTATAGGCttggtaaaacaaaacaactatatAGGCTTGGTAAAACAACACCACTATATAGGCTTGATAAAACAACACAACATTCTTAAAGTtgttcatttaaaatgtaagaaaaacaaTACATATGGATCtcttaataaaaaatttatatttaccGGTCATAATTTTTGCACACAGTAACAAACTCTCTtgattcctttttttcttttccattctTCAGCTTTGAATAAAAAGTTATGATAGTTATTCATACCTAAGTTAATTTGAAAGTATAAATGTACATAGATTAACATCATACAATTACAGAGCTTTAAAATAAGCAGAATAAGTTATTGATATTACCTTATCAACATAAATTAGTCCCTGAAGTCCTTCAATGCGTAAATGTTTTATGTCTGCGACCCTCAAGTATGTATGAAGCAGACAAGTAAATCCTAAGCTTTTCAcgtctaaaaacaaaattgtacacatttattcatttggtaaatatgttaattaaaaaaaactgaaatgaaaacaaaaaagaattttgatactcCACCTTTATTGTGAACAACCAAAGTTGACATCAATGAAGTAGCAGTTAATACTACAGTGTAAACTAACCTaaacctgaaataaaataaaaatatataaatatatattatatataaatattgatattaaaagaatacaaattttaaagtgGTAATTCGTTCAAAtttgtcaaacaaaaaaaaataaataaataaattctgtaCTAGGTATTTATAGATTAGGATACTAATACAGATATATAATTATCTATAACATAAAGCACAAAGTAAggcgtatatatgtatgtatgtatgtcttgaccaatcttgatagaACATGGCATAAATGTGGTCATGCTTAAGCAAACAAATGGGTGAAAGGCAGTGTAGAtgcgtcactggtcagctcattaacacagccagTTTGTCATTCGATCCTGCTTTAGTTATTTTCCCATATTGTTTagcaagaaataaacaaaattgtatttagaaaaaatattggataaaaattttaggagagtgaacaaaattttaggagaattcTGGCAAATTCTGACaaattttaggagaattttaagatttttaaggagattttaggagtgcTATGAACCCttccgtagtgtatgtttaatgtccctcccacaaatgaagggccctaaaaatagaagaaaagtacctaattgtatctctgttaaagaacaaaactttttttttttaaatcaggtaATTCTGTcttcaaagtattttatattgCTATGAATATGTCGTCTGAGCATTttacactctacttttattttcgtagcaaaataaaaaaatgtgaagggaacatttgGCTCCAtgttttacatagatctaaattcaatccagaagatcagtaatacccaattAAAGCCCACAGGCTGCGGGTCATATCCAACTAGTATTACATTAATATAAAAGTAGTCTAAGAATCTATGTAAAGAATTATTCTAAAATGTGAGATACTTGTCCACTTTGATAAATGTTCCAATTAATTCAAACATACTTGTAATTCCACATAGCCAAAGTTTCCTCATCAGCTTCAAGCATAAAAAGAACAATAACATCACCATTGGCATCCTAGAgataaaatatttcaagaattaaacaataacaaaaatattttccttcTCAGAATGTCAAAAGCATAAGTAAGTAAAAGAAGCCCCAGAGACCAGTAGCATATAGTGTTAAAAAATTAGTAAATTCATATATAAATCATTGTTTACAGTTGAATCATCAGTACTGTCAATCCAttgcaaaaaacaacaacattattagCCTTTTATGGGAACATTTCCCTTTAGTCAGTTTGTTCAAATAGAAAAcatgtatattttatacatagttattttaaatgtcagattgttttcaaagttgatatttaatttattttagatttaataatataatataaatagaatctaATCATATAAACTCcttataaatgtaaaataagcaAATTATAAACCTAaccaaataatatttttaaaaaaaagttcattagtGACCactaattttgaatatgtggggCCTGGTGGCAAAATCTGAAAGTGTACCTTTTGCCTTACCAAATTTTTAATCTAATCAcacaagtatttctttctttagagAACCATATGAATGTAATTATGAATTTCCAACatcttaaaattgtaaaaagtagAACATGGAAACATACCTTTCGAGGTGGTACAGCAATACTCCATCTTTTTATTCTAGCAAATCCATGTTGAGGACCCAAAGGCCATGGTCCAAAATTAGCTGGAAAATTCAGACAACAGCATAATTTATCGTTtagtattttaaagtatttttttaaaagtaagttTCAAGAATTTTACcacttttaatgtttaaattaatttgtatccattcattacaaaattaatatataagaaaaacCTACGAAAAACAACAGGAATGCCTCCTCTGATTGCTTTTTTATTATCAAACACTGCAGACTGGCTAAGAAAAAGGTATTATAAGATAACATTaatataaacataattatatatatataaatttgtatATAACATGTGtactttttgttaaaataaaaaatttaaaccaaatgtttaaaaaacaaaaacacatagAAACTTAGAAATTAGatcacaaagtaaaaaaatatctttgcaTTCAAAACATCTATAGAGTAAGTAAattaagtaaagtttaaaatgtctaaCACTTAAGTGGCAAGCACTATTACTTAAAACCTTTTTCTGAAAAGAACCAAGCACTTCacttttgtaaattatttttatctaaCTATAATTTCTGTCagatttaaaaaagtattgaCAATTTTTATTAGAATATTCATTTgaacaataatataaaaactataaataattttactgGTTGACATATATTTTTAGAGCATTCATTCTGCTGGCAAGTGTACAGATCTGTGCTAGGAGTGTagcacagtaaaaaaacaatttaattttttttttttggatttaatatttttaatggtccaaacaaatggaaattcaatttgactacaaatgtccacctcagcattactattataacaataacaatatagtttAAACcacaaacaacattcacatatgaaacacagacacacacaaccagtgctttataaattaggcttctatgtacttctcagTGACAATAAATGACCTTGAAACACCCTGACTGAAAGTGGaataaaggagttttaaaatatttctgatcTAGCCTTAATGGAAAAGAGAAATCACTTTGTCCAGATCTGATGTATCTGTGGTGTTATGGTTTCAAATTATCTTTAAGAATCTTATGTTTTGAAATAGTTTTTCTTGTAataatgaggtagttccgaatctctgacctactATATAAAAAGTCATGTGACTATGGTCTTATACatggcaatatcttcctatgataagatgtagttctagatttagtgctagcctagatctagtagacctactaaataatcataaaaattagtgaaatattgtaacatactttttattacttaaagatgaaaagatctagactattttcatgtttaaattacaatgaaatcaataagGTCATcaatgtaaacaacacacccacgtgactgaGATGAGATCCGGGACTACCCCATTACAACATTAATTTACCTACTTTAAAATCTATAtacataattctcttcttccctcaaaagtttaaacaagaagtaaaggaaagatcactctcttatttctgtggagagtccacgagaaaacacaagagtagtgttcacactacggatggctgcctgagcactggactgtcgtttaaatttatcaaaccctgcctgctctcATCCCCCTTTGTTctgtggaaggtttggactagaaagtaaactatctttaactctgacggaacattcgaaacattgtaaaacattttacaaacaaacattttacaaacacaaaacagcagcgccggacttaaccattgttgacttagaagtcatggaaagagaataagtaatctactatgtatatatatgtaaatagcagggccgtacttaaccattgtggggccatatgcgaaacggatttcgcggggccaagtttgagtagggaagtggacaataagtgaaatttaagagtttgtattagaaaataaattcgtctatgcattttattcattctttactacgtacagaaattTCTTTACGacccttgcgtgtagcgaagtcatacaatatatcataataattttgtttcctacatagatcacgcttaatagcaagaattaccaaatgtttcaatctatctttgagaattgttgacctcaagtaattcttcattagtttgaggcgcgagaagcttctttcaccagattacacaattacggctgatgcataatgtcgcgcctaagattggcgttttccaaaatgataattttcgtgtatatatttccgtatattttaataactttttcgtatacttagcgatttcgggagatttccaggagctcctggtaaatcgccaggagggcgcgggaaatctgttttaagttataaaatggtttaattaattaatttatgcaCCTTGAATTAGTGCGGGTCCTACGAAagtgctcctggtaaatcgacaggagggcgcaggaaatctcttttaagttataaaatggtttaatttaataatttctacaccttgaattagagcgggccctatgaaagtgcggggctcactgcggtcacataggttgcaggcgcctaaggctggccctgcaaaatagtggcGTATGATATGCCACCGGTATAATATATTAAATTCAGACTTTCTACTTTTCTATTAATAGGTCACCTttctaaacataaataaaattagCTTAAGTTCTATACCTCATGTACAAATTCTCAACCCCATGACACTTCCATGAAAGTACTGTAGCACCtttggaataaaaaaacaactcacaaattttataacaataaatgctttcttaataaataaataaataaattatatatttatataccgGTACTAAAGATTAACACAGAAGCATCTGAATTTTTTTGATACTTGaacaatacaaaataattttaatatctaTGAGGTTAGATGAAGTagatgagtaaaaaaaaagtacagtgTGTGTCTAACCTTTACACTAATAAAAAGTTATCTAGATTACCGGTATTTGCTTACCCTACCAAATGTCCtcaaatgtatttgtattttctcTTACAATCTTCATAACAAGAAATACCCCAGCTATGTAGAATACCGAGAAGAAGTGGTCAGTTTTAGTTTCTACTCTTAAATAAGAAGTCATCTTGAGCATAGCGTGGGCCGCTGTTTATGGATAACACTGATTCTTTAATCACTTATGCACACTTACCATTTTGTAATCTTAAATATTTTCACAGAACAATGACATTGGTAATACACATAATCCTAGCAATATTCAGTAATTTACAATCAAATCTTGGGTGGAAGTAGATGCTTTTTGTATAATTGTCAAACACATGGTGGATGAACATTGAATAAAATATGCTGAAGAGTTTTAGCACACCTTTGTTATACTCTGCTGCTGATGCAGACACTGTTAAATTGCATAATACCCACCAAATTTTCATGGAAGGgtacaagaaatatttttagtttggGAAGCGTATTTTGTGCAAAATTAAACTGTTTTCTGCTGACATGATCAAGGCATTAGACAAATCAATGAAAGCAATGTAAAAGGGCTTTCTTTGTTTGCCTTATATTTCTTATGTCAGATCCGAAAATGAAAGCCACACTGCACCTCTGGGTAGACATGATCTGCAAGTTTCTGTGGCACGATATGAAAGAAGGATTTTCATACAAAAATGCCAAAAAAGGAAATCCCACTTTGGTGCTTGCAGTCACTTCAGTTGTATTTCTTATTAAGATATTTGCATTCTGCAGATCCTGTGGGTGGGTTCAAGATTTAGAGTTGCAAGTTGGATACTTTTACAGACCTCAGTCCAGTATTTAGTGGAGTAATGCCATGCTGTCTCTGCTCTAACCTTTTTCAGAGTATATGGATACTATGTAGCTATAAGTAGCCTGAACTTTGTATGCATTCATTGTTGCTTTGTTGACAGGTGATAGTATagtttgtataattattttccCAAAGGTAGCTAGGGAAATCTTCTGTAGAGTGGACTTAAGGTGCTTCTATCTTTTCATATGCATGTCTGTAATTGCACTTAAAAGACTCACAAACAGCCCCTCAAGTAAATCTAACTAGCATTACATTGGTGTTCTATGTTTTGCTTGGTTTGGTGATGACAGATCATTTTGGACAGTAATTTAATCTTACAGCATTCTTAGAAAAGATCTGTATTACAATCTGTACTATGGCTTACtggaaataataattttctgCCTAGCACAGTCCATGTTAGAAACAAATGTTAcacaaattatttattgtttaaattttagacTATAAATGAGGCTCTGCCAACTTTGCAGGTCAGATTTTGTCAATAGTACATTTTTGGACCAATC is a genomic window containing:
- the LOC106068551 gene encoding uncharacterized protein LOC106068551 gives rise to the protein MDNQDLQYHPAGDIIVLDRGEGTTAVIHLHGATVLSWKCHGVENLYMSQSAVFDNKKAIRGGIPVVFPNFGPWPLGPQHGFARIKRWSIAVPPRKDANGDVIVLFMLEADEETLAMWNYKFRLVYTVVLTATSLMSTLVVHNKDVKSLGFTCLLHTYLRVADIKHLRIEGLQGLIYVDKLKNGKEKKESREFVTVCKNYDRVYKDAPKRLNIVSGPEPVRNIELVTFNFPDIVVWNPWEEKAKEMSDFDDDGYTEMICVEPGKVLVPITLEAGQQYECKQTLICKF